Proteins from a single region of Phyllobacterium sp. T1293:
- the cyoD gene encoding cytochrome o ubiquinol oxidase subunit IV: MTTAHTDDHSHAEDDGHAHGSLRSYLIGFGLSVILTAIPFWLVMTGALDSKQGTALAIMALAVIQIVVHMVFFLHMNVRSENGWTMMALIFTLVLVVITLTGSLWVMYHLNTNMMPGHDMSQIP; encoded by the coding sequence ATGACAACGGCGCACACTGATGATCACAGCCACGCGGAAGATGACGGGCACGCGCATGGTTCGCTTCGATCCTATCTGATCGGTTTTGGCCTCTCGGTTATCCTGACGGCCATCCCCTTCTGGCTGGTTATGACCGGAGCACTGGACTCCAAACAGGGGACCGCACTCGCAATCATGGCATTGGCCGTGATCCAGATCGTTGTGCACATGGTGTTCTTCCTGCACATGAACGTTCGCTCGGAAAATGGCTGGACGATGATGGCGCTGATTTTCACGCTCGTCCTCGTGGTCATCACGCTCACCGGGTCCCTATGGGTCATGTATCATCTGAACACCAACATGATGCCCGGCCACGACATGAGCCAGATTCCCTGA
- a CDS encoding SURF1 family protein, with product MDGDVDDSGEPARAQPTSVWRLVIFGFVALLGIVLLCGLGVWQLERRVWKLDLIERVEQRVGAPVTSAPGPDTWPGISDEDAYRHISVSGRFLQNRDTLVKAVTERGSGYWLMSPFQTDDGFTVLINRGFVPEGAAERSWQETADTEVTGLMRMTEPKGGFLRRNDPSADRWYSRDVGAIATAKSLGAVAPYFIDADANMRSRQPPIGGLTVIRFANNHLVYAITWFVLALMLAAATIYVGRNEWQIRKTIRLNRS from the coding sequence ATGGACGGCGATGTTGACGATAGCGGTGAGCCTGCAAGAGCGCAGCCAACATCCGTATGGCGGCTTGTTATATTCGGCTTTGTCGCTCTTTTGGGTATTGTGCTGTTATGCGGTCTTGGCGTTTGGCAGCTGGAACGACGCGTCTGGAAACTGGATCTGATTGAGCGTGTCGAGCAACGGGTCGGAGCGCCCGTAACCTCTGCGCCGGGACCAGATACTTGGCCCGGAATAAGTGATGAGGATGCCTATCGGCATATCAGCGTGAGCGGACGCTTCCTGCAAAACCGCGATACGCTTGTCAAAGCCGTGACCGAACGCGGTAGCGGATACTGGCTTATGAGCCCGTTTCAGACAGACGATGGTTTTACCGTGCTGATAAACCGGGGTTTTGTGCCAGAAGGAGCAGCAGAACGCTCATGGCAGGAAACCGCGGACACGGAGGTAACGGGCCTCATGCGCATGACGGAACCCAAAGGTGGTTTCCTCAGGCGGAATGATCCCTCTGCCGACAGATGGTATTCGCGCGATGTGGGTGCAATCGCAACGGCAAAGTCCCTTGGCGCCGTAGCGCCTTATTTTATTGATGCGGATGCGAATATGAGATCCCGGCAACCTCCCATCGGAGGATTGACGGTTATTCGTTTTGCCAACAACCATCTGGTTTATGCCATAACATGGTTTGTACTGGCACTTATGCTTGCCGCTGCTACGATTTACGTTGGAAGGAATGAATGGCAAATTCGCAAAACCATACGATTGAATCGGTCCTGA
- the cyoC gene encoding cytochrome o ubiquinol oxidase subunit III, with protein MSSSVVHENSATPTFYVVDEHDHPEGGSTMFGFWIYLMSDCLIFAVLFATYGVLGGNYAAGPSPKDLFDLPLVAINTSMLLFSSITYGFAMLTMDKGRIGATQAWLALTGLFGLAFIGIELYEFAHMIHEGATPQRSAFLSSFFTLVGTHGLHVTVGLVWLTTLMIQVKRYGLIAANKRRLMCLSMFWHFLDVIWIGVFTFVYLMGMLR; from the coding sequence ATGAGTTCTTCAGTGGTTCACGAGAACAGTGCAACACCAACCTTCTACGTGGTTGACGAGCACGATCACCCCGAAGGCGGCAGCACGATGTTCGGCTTCTGGATTTACCTGATGAGCGATTGCCTCATCTTTGCGGTGCTCTTCGCAACCTATGGCGTGCTTGGCGGCAATTATGCAGCCGGGCCGTCACCAAAAGATCTCTTCGACCTGCCACTCGTGGCAATCAATACGTCAATGCTGCTCTTTTCTTCGATCACCTACGGCTTTGCCATGCTGACGATGGACAAAGGGCGGATTGGCGCAACGCAAGCTTGGCTTGCATTGACGGGTCTGTTTGGTCTGGCGTTCATCGGCATCGAACTTTACGAGTTCGCGCATATGATCCATGAAGGTGCCACGCCGCAGAGAAGCGCCTTCCTGTCGTCCTTCTTTACACTTGTGGGAACGCACGGGCTGCACGTCACCGTCGGCTTGGTCTGGCTGACAACCCTGATGATACAGGTCAAGCGTTATGGGCTTATCGCGGCAAACAAGCGTCGCCTGATGTGCCTGAGCATGTTCTGGCACTTCCTTGACGTCATCTGGATTGGCGTTTTCACTTTCGTTTACCTGATGGGAATGTTGCGATGA
- the cyoB gene encoding cytochrome o ubiquinol oxidase subunit I, with protein MFDNPALLKAVFGRLTLESFPYHEPILVGTFAMVALGGLALVGILTYYRVWGYLWREWFTSIDHKRIGIMYMILGIVMLLRGFADAIMMRLQQAMAFGGSDGYLPAHHYDQVFTAHGVIMIFFVAMPLVTGLMNFVVPLQIGARDVSFPFLNNFSFWMTTAGAILVMMSLFVGEFAKTGWLAYPPLSNIGYSPDVGVDYYIWALQIAGIGTLLSGVNLVATIVKMRAPGMTMMKLPVFTWTALCTNVLIVAAFPVLTAVLALLSLDRYVGTNFFTNDFGGNPMMYVNLIWIWGHPEVYILILPAFGIFSEVTSTFSGKRLFGYTSMVYATVVITILAYLVWLHHFFTMGSGASVNSFFGITTMIISIPTGAKIFNWLFTMYRGRIRFELPMMWTIAFMLTFVIGGMTGVLLAVPPADFVLHNSLFLVAHFHNVIIGGVLFGLFAGISYWFPKAFGFKLDPFWGKMSFWFWVIGFYFAFMPLYVLGLMGVTRRLRVFNDPSLQIWFVIAAFGAVLIAIGILSFLIQIYVSIRNREKLADFTGDPWDGRTLEWSTSSPPPAYNFAFTPVVHDLDAWHDMKRRGYTRPLEGFKAIHMPKNTGTGIILAVLSIIFGFAMIWYIWWLAAFSFVAMLAVTIGHTFNYKRDFHIPADEVIRTEGERTALLAGAAQ; from the coding sequence ATGTTTGATAATCCCGCTCTTCTCAAAGCAGTCTTCGGCCGCCTGACGCTGGAATCCTTCCCTTATCACGAGCCGATTCTTGTCGGCACGTTCGCAATGGTGGCCCTTGGCGGCCTGGCGCTGGTGGGAATACTGACCTATTACCGTGTCTGGGGTTATCTCTGGCGCGAATGGTTCACCAGCATCGACCACAAGCGCATTGGTATCATGTACATGATTCTGGGCATTGTGATGTTGCTGCGCGGCTTTGCCGATGCCATCATGATGCGCCTGCAGCAGGCCATGGCCTTCGGTGGATCAGACGGTTACCTCCCGGCTCATCATTATGATCAGGTGTTCACCGCTCACGGTGTGATCATGATCTTCTTCGTTGCCATGCCGCTCGTCACGGGCCTGATGAACTTTGTCGTTCCGCTGCAAATCGGTGCGCGCGACGTGTCCTTCCCGTTTCTGAACAATTTCAGCTTCTGGATGACGACAGCAGGCGCCATACTGGTGATGATGTCCCTGTTCGTCGGCGAGTTTGCCAAGACCGGCTGGCTCGCCTATCCGCCGCTTTCCAACATCGGCTACAGTCCTGATGTCGGGGTGGATTACTATATATGGGCGCTGCAGATAGCCGGTATCGGCACATTGCTATCCGGCGTCAACCTTGTGGCAACCATCGTCAAGATGCGCGCGCCCGGCATGACGATGATGAAGCTGCCGGTCTTCACCTGGACAGCCCTATGCACCAACGTTCTGATCGTGGCCGCCTTCCCCGTGCTGACAGCGGTTCTCGCTCTACTCAGCCTTGACCGCTATGTCGGCACGAACTTCTTCACCAATGATTTTGGTGGCAACCCGATGATGTATGTGAACCTCATCTGGATCTGGGGTCATCCGGAAGTTTACATTCTCATCCTGCCGGCTTTCGGCATCTTTTCCGAAGTCACGTCCACATTCTCCGGCAAGCGCCTGTTTGGTTATACATCGATGGTCTATGCGACCGTCGTTATTACCATTCTCGCCTATCTCGTCTGGCTGCACCACTTCTTCACCATGGGATCAGGTGCGAGCGTGAATTCTTTCTTCGGCATCACGACGATGATCATTTCGATTCCCACAGGTGCCAAGATATTCAACTGGCTTTTCACCATGTATCGCGGCCGCATCCGCTTCGAACTGCCGATGATGTGGACGATTGCCTTCATGTTGACCTTCGTTATTGGCGGGATGACCGGCGTGTTGCTTGCCGTACCACCGGCGGATTTCGTCCTGCACAATAGTCTGTTCCTCGTGGCACATTTCCATAACGTCATCATCGGTGGCGTGCTGTTTGGCCTCTTTGCCGGTATCAGCTACTGGTTCCCGAAGGCATTTGGTTTCAAGCTTGATCCGTTCTGGGGCAAGATGTCGTTCTGGTTCTGGGTCATCGGCTTCTACTTCGCCTTCATGCCGCTCTACGTATTGGGCCTGATGGGCGTAACAAGACGTCTGCGGGTGTTCAACGATCCGTCGCTGCAGATCTGGTTCGTCATCGCCGCTTTCGGTGCTGTGCTGATCGCTATCGGCATCCTATCCTTCCTCATCCAGATTTATGTCAGCATCCGCAACCGTGAGAAGCTGGCGGACTTCACAGGCGATCCCTGGGATGGCCGGACACTTGAATGGTCCACATCATCACCACCACCCGCTTACAACTTTGCCTTCACACCGGTGGTGCATGATCTCGACGCTTGGCACGACATGAAAAGACGCGGTTACACACGTCCGCTGGAGGGTTTCAAGGCGATCCACATGCCCAAAAACACCGGCACGGGCATTATCCTTGCGGTTCTGAGCATCATCTTTGGCTTTGCCATGATCTGGTACATCTGGTGGCTCGCGGCCTTCAGTTTCGTGGCTATGCTTGCCGTGACGATCGGCCATACATTCAACTATAAGCGCGACTTCCACATTCCGGCAGATGAAGTTATTCGCACGGAAGGTGAGCGGACAGCTCTTCTCGCAGGAGCCGCACAATGA
- a CDS encoding ATP-binding protein, which yields MTGLGPATPPADYTANWKNMSLLIQLRWIAVVGQIVTIAVVHEWFNIELPLLPMFLVLAGLIGLNLASIVWLRNDKITTQASLFIVLVFDVAALTAQLYLSGGATNPFIFLYLLQVTLSAVLLDARLTSAIVAIACTSFAGLTVFYEPIILPGQGFDELFRLHIIGMLICFVLDAALLVVFVARINRNLRERDANLAALKQHAAEEDHIVRMGLLASGAAHELGTPLSSLSVILGDWRRVPALAKNPDLVQEIDEMQAEVQRCKAIVTGILLAAGEARGEAPAITTVNAFLDELVAEWRAARSATTLSYGNAFGLNLTIVSDSALKQVIFNVLDNAFDASPGWVGFLAEREGDMLVLRVNDAGPGFQPDILAKFGKPYQSSKGRLGGGLGLFLVVNAVRKLGGAVNARNLPQGGASVTLELPLASLAIGVRDHDK from the coding sequence ATGACCGGGCTTGGACCCGCAACGCCGCCAGCCGACTACACCGCAAACTGGAAGAATATGAGCCTTCTGATTCAGCTTCGCTGGATCGCGGTCGTTGGACAAATTGTAACGATTGCCGTCGTGCATGAGTGGTTCAATATTGAACTGCCACTGCTTCCGATGTTTCTGGTTCTCGCCGGGCTCATTGGGCTCAATCTCGCCAGCATTGTCTGGCTGCGTAACGACAAGATTACCACACAGGCCTCTCTGTTTATCGTTCTTGTGTTCGACGTGGCTGCTCTCACCGCGCAGCTCTATTTGAGTGGCGGCGCAACCAATCCGTTTATTTTCCTGTATCTGTTGCAGGTGACGCTCAGTGCGGTGCTGCTGGACGCGCGACTGACTTCAGCGATCGTCGCCATAGCCTGCACAAGCTTTGCCGGCCTTACGGTATTTTACGAACCTATTATCCTGCCCGGTCAGGGCTTCGATGAGCTTTTTCGCCTCCACATTATCGGCATGCTCATTTGCTTCGTTCTGGACGCTGCTCTCCTTGTCGTGTTCGTGGCGCGGATCAATCGCAATCTGCGCGAGCGTGATGCAAACCTTGCTGCCTTGAAACAGCATGCGGCAGAAGAGGATCATATTGTCCGTATGGGACTGCTTGCATCCGGCGCTGCACATGAGCTTGGTACACCGCTTTCTTCACTCTCGGTCATTCTTGGGGACTGGCGACGCGTTCCCGCCCTTGCCAAAAACCCCGATCTTGTGCAGGAAATCGATGAGATGCAGGCGGAGGTGCAGCGCTGTAAAGCGATTGTAACCGGGATTTTGCTCGCAGCGGGTGAAGCGCGCGGTGAAGCTCCTGCTATCACCACCGTCAATGCTTTCCTTGACGAGCTTGTCGCCGAGTGGCGCGCCGCGCGGTCTGCGACAACACTTTCCTATGGGAATGCTTTTGGACTCAATCTTACAATCGTCTCGGATTCAGCCCTGAAACAGGTCATTTTCAACGTACTCGACAATGCATTCGATGCATCGCCCGGTTGGGTCGGATTTCTGGCAGAGCGCGAGGGCGATATGCTGGTGCTCCGTGTCAATGATGCAGGTCCCGGTTTTCAGCCCGATATATTGGCAAAGTTTGGCAAGCCTTATCAGTCAAGCAAGGGTCGTCTCGGTGGTGGTCTCGGGTTGTTTCTTGTCGTCAATGCGGTGCGCAAACTTGGGGGCGCGGTGAATGCACGCAATCTGCCACAGGGTGGCGCTTCTGTGACATTGGAATTGCCGCTTGCGTCGCTAGCCATTGGAGTGCGTGACCATGACAAGTGA
- a CDS encoding methylated-DNA--[protein]-cysteine S-methyltransferase yields the protein MGQTVHNYLVFETEGGFCGIAWNSQGVTRFQLPTKSAESTERLLLRRLPVAEPATPTPEISEAVAAVKRYFKGEETDFSDIKLDLDGQDEFFKRIYDAVRRVGWGHTVTYGGLAKELGAGPEAARDVGQAMAKNPVALIIPCHRVLAAGGKVGGFSAPGGSSSKIRMLELEGVHVGPTEPAQQSLGL from the coding sequence ATGGGTCAGACAGTGCATAATTATCTTGTTTTTGAAACCGAGGGCGGCTTTTGCGGAATTGCCTGGAACAGTCAAGGTGTTACGCGTTTTCAACTCCCGACAAAGAGCGCTGAATCAACCGAGCGGCTTTTGTTAAGGCGTTTGCCGGTCGCCGAACCTGCCACTCCCACGCCGGAAATTTCTGAAGCCGTAGCCGCCGTAAAACGCTATTTCAAAGGCGAAGAGACGGATTTTTCTGACATAAAGCTGGATCTTGATGGACAGGATGAGTTCTTCAAACGCATTTATGATGCGGTCCGGCGTGTTGGTTGGGGCCATACAGTCACCTATGGTGGTTTGGCGAAGGAGCTTGGCGCCGGACCGGAAGCTGCGCGGGACGTTGGGCAGGCTATGGCAAAGAATCCAGTCGCGTTGATCATTCCATGTCACCGGGTACTGGCTGCAGGCGGCAAGGTAGGCGGTTTTTCCGCACCGGGTGGCTCGTCATCCAAAATTCGGATGCTTGAACTGGAAGGTGTCCACGTCGGGCCAACGGAGCCGGCACAGCAATCTCTGGGACTTTAG
- a CDS encoding TetR/AcrR family transcriptional regulator has product MTNLTGTLEIDPDDPGENAEEIKRPRGRPQNRSDAETKHLILQVATQVLLKNGYTATRMETVAREAGVAKRTIYRFWTTKSDLLAAITAERGEEIVAKVDKFLQTIHPESLDKLGLKSALEHILSEFAHIILSDQTVAFYRLVTAEALNFPEVATAFYREGPSRSSAMVARFLEQQQKRGLIKLEDTKVAASMLLSMVTAEPFRMATLGLAGVPEDREIEARVAMAATLFLEGCSTTPAK; this is encoded by the coding sequence GTGACAAACCTGACAGGTACTCTTGAAATCGATCCTGATGATCCCGGCGAAAACGCGGAAGAGATCAAACGTCCACGAGGGCGACCTCAGAATCGATCCGATGCGGAAACCAAACATCTGATCCTGCAGGTCGCAACGCAGGTCTTATTAAAGAACGGCTATACGGCAACCCGAATGGAAACGGTCGCGCGCGAAGCTGGCGTCGCCAAACGAACGATCTATCGATTCTGGACAACGAAATCCGATCTACTGGCTGCAATTACTGCGGAACGAGGGGAAGAAATCGTCGCGAAGGTGGATAAATTCCTTCAGACAATTCATCCGGAATCCCTTGATAAGCTGGGGCTGAAAAGCGCGCTCGAACATATATTGAGCGAGTTTGCCCATATCATCCTGTCGGATCAAACCGTGGCGTTCTATCGTCTGGTGACTGCGGAAGCCTTGAATTTTCCGGAGGTGGCCACTGCCTTTTACCGGGAGGGGCCGTCAAGAAGTTCCGCAATGGTTGCCCGTTTTCTGGAACAGCAGCAAAAACGGGGACTGATCAAGCTTGAAGACACAAAGGTTGCAGCTTCCATGTTGTTGAGCATGGTGACGGCAGAACCGTTTCGCATGGCAACACTGGGTCTGGCAGGTGTTCCGGAAGACCGGGAAATTGAGGCACGCGTTGCCATGGCTGCAACACTGTTTCTGGAAGGATGCAGTACGACCCCTGCCAAATAG
- a CDS encoding response regulator transcription factor, which produces MTSERLLVIVEDDTAFARTLKRSFERREYSVVLASGFEEVQEILKTQSPHYAIVDLKLAGASGLTCVEALHTHDPEMLIVVLTGFASIATAVEAIKLGACHYLAKPSNSDDIEAAFSKAAGNAQIDLTARPTSIKTLEWERIHQMLVETDFNISETARRLGMHRRTLARKLEKRRVN; this is translated from the coding sequence ATGACAAGTGAACGGTTGCTGGTTATCGTTGAGGACGACACCGCATTTGCGCGCACTCTGAAACGCTCCTTTGAGCGGCGCGAATATAGCGTCGTGTTGGCGAGCGGATTTGAGGAAGTTCAGGAGATTCTGAAGACCCAATCGCCACACTATGCAATCGTTGATCTGAAACTTGCCGGCGCTTCGGGCCTCACCTGCGTCGAGGCACTGCATACCCATGACCCGGAAATGCTCATTGTCGTGCTGACGGGTTTCGCCAGCATTGCGACAGCCGTGGAAGCAATCAAGCTTGGTGCCTGTCACTATCTCGCCAAGCCATCCAATTCCGACGATATAGAAGCAGCATTCAGCAAGGCAGCAGGCAATGCCCAGATTGATCTGACGGCACGCCCAACATCTATCAAGACGTTGGAATGGGAACGTATCCATCAGATGTTGGTAGAAACGGACTTCAACATATCAGAGACGGCGAGACGGCTTGGCATGCATCGCCGCACCCTCGCTCGCAAGCTTGAGAAGCGCCGGGTGAATTAG
- a CDS encoding aspartyl/asparaginyl beta-hydroxylase domain-containing protein, with product MTDGTLKESDSGKLQTGNAKQSFETVGIAPMERASRVTRFFMSIVSWAEGLNLKYAKFGNPPVYDNATFPWSSEIERAWPEIRSELDKVLVRQSELPAFQDISTDVKTISTDKSWKTFFLIGFGVKSEQNILACPKTWAAVQKIPNLKTAMFSIFEPGKHLPPHRGPYNGVLRLHLGMIVPEQSDRLAIRVKDQICHWQEGKALIFDDAYEHEAWNHTDKTRVVLFVDFVKPTRFPANFVNWLLMNLAVFTPFIREGLDNHKEWEKRFYAEAEKLRNQPGR from the coding sequence GTGACTGACGGAACTTTAAAAGAATCTGATTCAGGAAAACTGCAGACGGGAAATGCGAAGCAGTCTTTTGAAACGGTCGGAATTGCACCGATGGAGCGCGCCAGCCGGGTCACGCGCTTTTTCATGAGCATTGTATCCTGGGCTGAGGGCCTCAATCTGAAATATGCCAAGTTCGGCAATCCTCCAGTTTATGACAATGCCACCTTTCCGTGGTCGAGCGAGATAGAAAGAGCCTGGCCGGAAATCCGCTCGGAACTTGACAAGGTTCTTGTTCGGCAGAGCGAATTGCCTGCGTTTCAGGACATTTCCACCGATGTTAAAACGATCTCCACTGACAAGAGCTGGAAGACATTCTTCCTGATCGGTTTTGGCGTGAAGTCCGAACAGAATATTCTTGCCTGCCCGAAGACTTGGGCAGCTGTCCAAAAGATTCCAAATCTGAAGACAGCGATGTTTTCGATCTTTGAGCCCGGAAAGCATCTGCCACCGCATCGTGGACCATATAATGGTGTGCTCCGTCTCCATTTGGGTATGATTGTTCCCGAACAGTCAGACAGGTTGGCAATTCGCGTCAAGGACCAGATTTGTCACTGGCAGGAGGGCAAGGCGCTCATTTTCGATGATGCCTATGAGCACGAAGCCTGGAATCATACGGATAAAACCCGCGTTGTTCTTTTCGTCGATTTCGTGAAGCCCACGAGATTCCCAGCCAATTTCGTCAATTGGTTGCTGATGAATCTTGCCGTATTCACCCCATTCATTCGGGAAGGGCTCGATAACCACAAGGAATGGGAAAAGCGCTTTTATGCGGAGGCGGAAAAGCTGCGCAATCAACCCGGTCGATAA
- a CDS encoding DHA2 family efflux MFS transporter permease subunit — MSAAATPAADLEQPASMKTWITVFAGLIGAFMAVLNIQITNASLLNIEGGIGTGVDNGAWISTAYLIGEIIVIPLTDYLSRVFSFRRFLLVNALLFLAFSVACAFARNLEEMIILRAIQGFTGGVLIPMAFTLILTKLPRHQHSIGMALFAITATFAPAIGPTIGGYLTENYGWQYIFFINLVPGAFMVTALYLNLERQPMNLGLLKEGDWFGILAMAIGLGALQTVLEEGNKNDWLGSPFIVRLTIIAVVFLALFVWIELTVKNPAVNLRLLKRRNFGLGTAANMLVGFGLYGSVYLLPQYLGQVQGYNSEQIGSVMAWTGLPQLLIIPFVPMLMGRFDTRIIVFLGLCVFGGSCFMNIHMSANYSGDQLWVPNIVRAIGQAVVMAPLTAIAMVGVARNESAAASGVFNMLRNLGGAFGTAMLATIVTKREQFHSNTIGTSVNLFSETVRGRLDQMTAYFMAHGVSDPVAAREQAIIALGQTVKKQSLIMGYSDTFVVLGAMLIIAAFFVLLTKKGQSSGAPAH; from the coding sequence ATGTCCGCTGCCGCCACACCCGCTGCCGATCTGGAACAACCCGCAAGCATGAAGACATGGATTACTGTCTTTGCGGGCCTGATCGGCGCCTTCATGGCCGTGTTGAATATCCAGATTACCAATGCGTCACTGCTTAATATTGAGGGCGGTATTGGTACAGGTGTCGATAATGGTGCCTGGATATCAACGGCCTATCTCATCGGCGAAATCATTGTCATCCCTCTGACCGATTATCTCAGCCGGGTGTTCTCTTTCCGGCGGTTTCTGCTGGTCAACGCACTTCTGTTTCTGGCGTTTTCGGTGGCCTGTGCTTTCGCGCGCAATCTCGAAGAGATGATTATCCTGCGGGCAATTCAAGGCTTTACGGGCGGCGTGCTAATTCCCATGGCGTTCACGCTGATCCTGACGAAACTGCCGCGCCACCAGCATTCGATTGGTATGGCTCTCTTTGCCATAACGGCTACGTTTGCCCCCGCCATCGGTCCGACGATTGGTGGATATCTGACAGAGAATTATGGTTGGCAGTATATTTTCTTTATCAATCTCGTACCCGGTGCCTTCATGGTCACTGCGCTCTACCTTAATCTTGAGCGCCAACCCATGAACCTTGGCTTGCTAAAGGAGGGGGATTGGTTCGGTATATTGGCCATGGCCATCGGTCTGGGCGCGCTTCAGACTGTCCTTGAAGAAGGCAATAAAAATGACTGGTTGGGTTCTCCGTTCATCGTTCGGCTCACCATTATCGCCGTTGTCTTTCTGGCTCTGTTTGTCTGGATCGAACTCACGGTAAAAAACCCGGCTGTAAACTTGCGTCTGTTGAAACGGCGCAACTTCGGCCTTGGCACTGCCGCAAATATGCTTGTCGGCTTCGGACTCTACGGCTCAGTGTATCTACTGCCGCAATATCTCGGACAGGTTCAGGGGTACAATTCCGAACAGATCGGCTCTGTCATGGCATGGACCGGTTTGCCGCAGCTTCTGATCATCCCGTTTGTTCCTATGCTGATGGGCAGGTTTGATACGCGGATCATCGTGTTTCTCGGATTGTGTGTGTTCGGTGGAAGCTGCTTCATGAACATTCACATGTCGGCCAACTACTCCGGCGATCAGCTGTGGGTTCCCAACATTGTGCGTGCCATCGGGCAAGCGGTGGTCATGGCTCCATTGACGGCCATTGCGATGGTGGGTGTAGCTCGCAATGAGTCCGCCGCGGCTTCTGGCGTCTTCAATATGCTGAGGAATCTCGGCGGTGCATTTGGCACGGCCATGCTTGCAACAATCGTCACCAAACGGGAGCAGTTTCATTCCAACACGATCGGCACCTCGGTCAATCTGTTCAGCGAGACGGTGCGTGGCAGGCTTGATCAGATGACTGCTTACTTCATGGCGCATGGTGTCAGTGATCCCGTTGCAGCGCGCGAGCAGGCAATCATAGCGCTCGGGCAGACGGTCAAGAAGCAATCGCTCATCATGGGTTACAGCGATACATTCGTTGTTCTCGGGGCCATGCTGATTATTGCTGCATTCTTTGTGCTTCTGACCAAGAAGGGGCAGTCGAGCGGCGCACCAGCCCATTAG
- a CDS encoding HlyD family secretion protein, translated as MTKNTQPLELKIEKTLSADEAMPAPQGTVTEPPKPRPRNVRRLLLIGAAVVVVGLAAEFGWHYWTVGRFQESTDDAYVKADSTIVAPKVSGYLREVLVADNQPVHANEPLAKIDDRDYVVALDQAKADVAAAQADIENTMASIDQQQAAIAQAQSTVSVDQASLKFAQQDNDRYGALATQGAGSVQNAQQAVSKLDIAKATLQRDEGAVISAQKQIGVLQAQLAKANAALAHDKAVQDQAELNLSYTTIVSPVDGVVGNRTLRVGQYVQSGTQLMAVVPVDNVYVIANFKETQLTDVKKGQPVDIAVDTFPGVALKGVVDSIAPASGQEFALLPPDNATGNFTKIVQRIPVKVVLDNDSKLTGLLRPGMSVTPTINLKDADSAANCGATACYKASN; from the coding sequence ATGACCAAAAACACGCAACCACTCGAGCTGAAGATTGAAAAGACACTGAGTGCTGATGAGGCAATGCCGGCACCACAGGGAACCGTTACGGAGCCGCCGAAGCCGCGTCCACGGAATGTTCGCCGTCTGCTTTTGATTGGCGCTGCCGTGGTTGTTGTCGGGTTGGCTGCTGAGTTCGGCTGGCATTACTGGACAGTCGGCCGGTTTCAGGAATCAACCGATGATGCCTATGTAAAGGCCGATTCCACGATCGTTGCGCCGAAAGTCTCGGGTTATCTGCGTGAGGTGCTCGTCGCAGACAACCAGCCGGTTCATGCCAATGAGCCTTTGGCGAAGATTGACGATCGTGATTATGTCGTTGCGCTTGATCAGGCCAAGGCTGATGTCGCTGCCGCACAGGCCGATATAGAAAATACCATGGCAAGTATTGATCAGCAGCAGGCAGCGATTGCGCAGGCGCAGTCCACGGTGTCTGTTGATCAGGCTAGCCTGAAGTTCGCCCAGCAGGACAATGATCGCTACGGCGCCCTTGCAACGCAAGGCGCTGGCAGTGTGCAGAACGCGCAGCAGGCGGTGTCCAAACTTGATATTGCCAAGGCAACCCTGCAGCGCGATGAGGGAGCTGTTATCTCGGCGCAAAAGCAGATCGGCGTGTTGCAAGCGCAACTGGCGAAAGCCAATGCCGCACTCGCTCATGACAAGGCAGTACAGGATCAAGCTGAGCTTAATCTGAGCTACACCACGATTGTTTCACCCGTTGATGGGGTTGTCGGCAACCGGACGCTGCGCGTCGGACAGTATGTGCAGTCGGGCACGCAGCTTATGGCAGTGGTTCCAGTCGACAATGTCTATGTTATCGCGAACTTCAAGGAAACGCAGCTGACGGATGTGAAAAAGGGACAGCCTGTCGATATTGCTGTCGATACGTTCCCCGGCGTTGCGCTGAAGGGCGTTGTTGACAGTATTGCGCCCGCCAGTGGTCAGGAATTTGCCCTGCTGCCGCCCGATAATGCGACTGGCAACTTCACCAAGATCGTTCAGCGTATCCCGGTCAAGGTGGTGCTTGATAATGATAGCAAGCTGACGGGCCTGTTGCGTCCCGGCATGTCCGTCACTCCCACTATCAATCTCAAGGATGCCGATAGCGCGGCCAATTGCGGTGCGACTGCCTGCTACAAGGCCAGCAATTAA